From the Candidatus Poseidoniia archaeon genome, the window AGGCCCAGAGTATGAGGCCCAGGCGGGATTTACCGTTAAATGTGGAAATCCCGATTTGGAACTGGCTGTAGCTGTATCCAATACAGTCAATAGGCTTGGGCTCGACTGCATCAGTATGGGAGAAGTCATCGCTTGGCTTATGGAATGCAGACACGAAGGAATAGTATCGGATGCGGAGGTTGGCGATATAGATCTATCTTGGGGTTCGAAGGAAGCCCTGCTTCGACTCCCTGAAATGGTTGCTCACAGGGAGGGAATAGGTGACCTGTTGGCGGAAGGGACAAAGCGTGCAGCAAAGCAATTTGGTGAAGAAGCGCAAAAACTGACAGCCGAAGTGAAGGGGTTAGAACTGTTTTCTGCTGATCCCCGGGGGATTAAGGGATATGCTCTCATGAATGCTGTCAATTCCCGGGGCGGAGATCACTATCGCGGCGAACCGTCTATTGAATTGACAGGAGATGAGGAATTGGCTCTGAAGCGTACAGGAAACCGGGATGCGGCCCATAGATTAAAAGAGGAGGGGAAAGGGGTATTGGTTAACTATGCCGAACATATGGGGATTCTTTCTGACAGCATGACTCTTTGCAAGAATATTTCCTGTTGTATGGTGGATGTCATCGGCTTTGATTTCGCAGCAGAGGCTTACTCAGGGCTGCTAGGGCGTGATATAAAGGCGCAACAACTTTGGGAAATCTGTTCCTATGTCAGCCAAGTCGAAAGAGAATTCAACATTCGCGAAGGCCTCCAACCAGAAGATGACACTCTTCCTGCCCGCTTTGTGGATTACCCCATTCCAGATGGACCGGCGAAGGGGACGACGATAGATATTGATAGAATGGTCAAGGATTATTACAAAGAAAAAGGGTGGAAAAACAACTAACAGGAAAATTATGGAGATTTTATGAGCAAACGCTTGGAAGGAAAGACAGCATTAGTAACTGGGGGAAGCTCCGGGATTGGTACAGCCATCGTTCAGAGTCTAGCAGGAGAAGGTGCGAATGTCGCTTTCACATATCACAGCAATAAGGAAGGGGCGGAAACAGTTCTTGCAGAAATAGAATCAATGGGCGTGAAGGGTATATATTTTCAGGCAGATATGGCAGATTATGCTAAAGCTCAAGAAATAGTAGACCAGGCCATTGAAAAATTTGGAACCTTGGATATTCTGGTGAATAATGCCGGCGCCAATCAGGATAGGGTAATTTGGAAAATGACAGAAACAATGTGGGACGAAGTCATTGCTACTGATTTAAAAGGTGTTTTCAACTATATTCGGGCCGCAGCTCCCACTTTCAGGGAAAAGAAATCTGGCCGAATCATTACCATTTCGTCCATTAACGCCCTCCGGGGAAAGTTTGGCCAATCGAATTATGCTGCTGCCAAAGCTGGTGTGATTGGCTTGTCTAAAAGTGTGGCCAAGGAAATGGGACGGGCAAATGTAACTGTGAATGTCATCTGTCCCGGACTTATCGCGACTAAAATGATCCAGAGTATGCCGGATGATTTCAAGAAGAAAGCACTGGAAGAAATTGTGCTGGGCCGCATCGGTAGCCCAGAAGATATTGCCGAATTGACCACCTTTTTGGCTAGTGACAGTGCAAAACACATTACCGGTGAAGTTATCAAAGTAGATGGAGGACAATATATCTGATGAATCCAGTTTTTTTAATTGACGGCTGCCGTTCACCAATTGGTAGGGGCCATCCAGAAAAGGGACTATACCATAACCTTCGTGCGGATGAATTATCTGTTCAAGTTCTTCAGGCTCTGATTGATCGTACCGAGCTCAATCCGGAACAGATTGATGATTTTTATCTCGGATGTGTCGGTCAGCATCTGGAACAGGGAAAGAATTTAGCCCGGTTAATTATTCTTCTGGCCGATTTGCCTGAAACAACACCAGGCGCTACGGTTAATCGCCTGTGCAGCTCTAGTCTGACTGCCCTCCAGATGGCAACCGACAGTATCAGGGCAGGAACGAATAGCCAGATGCTGGTTGGCGGCGTCGAGCATCTGGGCCATGTCCCCATGACGGCAGCTTTGGGATACCATCCGAATCTTTTCAAGAGCTACGATTTTCAGTGGACCAATATGGGCCTTACTGCGGAAAAGCTATCAGAAGATTTTGGCATTAACCGGACTGAGCAGGACGCATTTGCGATGGAATCCAACCGGCGATACTTTGATGCCTGCGAGGCTGGTTTCCTTACTAGGGAGAGGGTACCTGTGACTTTGCCTGACGGGAAGGTTGTCACCGAAGACCAAGAGCCCCGTCTCTCAACACTGGAATCACTATCGGGGCTGCGAACAGTCTTCAAGGAAAATGGCACGGTCACGGCGGCGAACAGTTCAGGAATTTCAGACGGTGCCTGCATGGCCTGGATAGGGGACCAAGGCACTGTCGAGCAGTCCGGCAAAGAACCGCTAGCGGAAATCATGACGACCGCCAATGTCGGGTTGAATCCGGAAACCATGGGTCTTGGTCCTGTTTCTGCAATAAGAAAATTACTGAAGATGACGGGACTATCACTGGATGAAATCGACCTGTTCGAAATTAATGAGGCCTTTGCGGTACAGGTACTAGCATGTCAACGAAAACTCGGTATTGATGAAACTAAATTGAACATTCATGGTGGCGCCGTTGCCCTAGGACATCCGCTAGGGATGTCTGGTCTGAGGATTGCGGTGACACTTGCCCATAGCATGGGTGCACAGAATGCCCACTATGGAATAGCTTCACTCTGTGTGGGGCATGGGCAGGGAGTGGCTATGCTTTTGAAACGATAAAACGACCAATTCATGGAAAAAATTCAATTAAGCATTAATGGTTCGGTACGTACTATTCTAATAGATTCTCATGAGACAATCCTTGAAACCCTTCGCAATCGACTAAATCTCACTGGGACCAAACAATGCTGTAATGAAGGCACTTGCGGCAGTTGTACGATTCTGCTGGACGGCAAACCTGTTCTGGGGTGCCTGACACTGGCAATCTGTTGTGTTGATAAGGAAATTGTTACTATTGAAGGAGTCAGCCCGGGAAATGACTTACACCCCGTACAAAAATATCTGGTACAAGACGGTGGTTTGCAGTGCGGTTTCTGTACACCTGGAGTGGTGATGACCTCGATTCCATTTCTAGAAAAAAACCCCAACCCTTCCAGAGCTGAAATCAGAGAGGGTATTGCAGGAAATTTATGCCGGTGCACGGGTTATAAAAAAATCATTGAAGCAATCGAAGATGCTGCTGAGGAGATGAATAGATGAATGGTCCTATTGGGAAGCCGACGCCCTCCATCGACGGAGTTCAGAAAGTGACTGGACAGGCTATGTACACTGACGATTTGAGGTTCCCTAACATGCTTTTTGTCGGCTTACTAAGAAGTCCCTATGCCCATGCCCGTATCAAGCATATTGACACGTCTGTAGCAAAAGCAGACCCGGATGTGGCAGCAGTTACCGTTGGTACTGATCTACCTATTTCCTTCGGTGTTTTAGCTATCAGTCCTGATGAAAATGCCATGGCTGTTGAAAAAGTAAGGTATGTGGGTGAAATCGTTGCTGCTGTTGCTGCAGAAACTATGGAGGCCGCTTGGAACGGTGTGAAAAAAATAATCGTAGAGTATGAGCCTCTCCGTGAATTTCTTGACCCTCACGAATCACTGGAAACTTGTAGGGAAGATGAACAGATTCACAGCCATACAAAGGATAATAAGAATATCCACAAGACTGCTGAACTACGATTTAATGAACCAGAAAAGGCATTGAGAAACTTACCATTCCAGCGGAAGGAGTCATTCAAATTTGCAGGCGTAACTCACGCATTTACTGAACCGCATTCGACCATTGCTATCTGGAATGGAGACGAAACCCTCACGGTCATCAGTGCGACACAGGTTCCCCACTATCTCCACAAGAACTTGTCAAAAGTGTTAGAACTCCCTATGCATCGAATTCAGGTTAAGAAACCTGCACTGGGAGGTGGTTTCGGTGGAAAGAGTGACCCCTTTCCCCATGAAATGATTACTGCATATCTATCCATGAAGACTAGAAGGCCAGTGAAATGCACCTTTTCCAGAGAAGAAGTTTTCATCACCAATCACGGCCGACACCCCACCCAGATCGAGATGTCTGTCGGTTGTGATGATGATGGAAAAATAATCGCCTTGGATACAGATGTCATAATTGATGGTGGAGCCTACGGAAGTTTCGGAGTAGTAACCTCCTATTACAATGGTGTATTGCTTCAGGGCCCTTACAAGATAGATAAATTTGGTTTCCGGACACGGCGAACTTACACGAACAAACCTCAGTGTGGTGCCATGCGTGGGCATGGTGCTGTGAATCCCAGGTATGCCATTGAAGTAATACTAGATATGTTGTCACATGACATGGATATGGATCCCTGTGACCTGCGGCAAATAAATTTTCTGCCCGAAAATACCTTGACTGTTGGGCAACTGCGTATCACCAGTAACGGCGTGCAGGATTGCCTGAAGGCAGTACGCAAAAAATCGGACTGGGATAACCGTTACGGAAAGCTCCCGTACGGTCGTGGGCTTGGTGTTGCCTGTGGTTTTTTCATCAGTGGCAGTGCGCTACCTATTATCTGGAACCGTTATCCACAGACTGTGGTGCATGCAAAACTCGACTTTGATGGCAGAGTCGTCATGTTCAGTGGTGCCAGTGACATTGGTCAGGGGAGTGATACACTACTGGTTCAGATTGCTGCCGAAGAACTAGGCATTCCCATGGATTTTGTGCAGGTGGAGACAGCAGATACCAAGACCACCCCGGTTGATTTAGGCAGCTATTCCAGCCGTGTTACTTTCATGGCCGGAAATGCCGCAAAAGTAGCTGCCGAAAAAATCCGTAACGAATTGGCTTGCGCAATTGCCAATGAGAAGGGAGTGCCTGTAGATGATATTTGCTTCAGTAATGGGAAAATATTCACTGATGATGGGACCTTGGACATATTATGGGAAGATGGCGTAGAAATTGCCATGGCTGGCCGGGGTTCGTTCGTTAAAAGTGGATATTATATCTCACCCAAGATGGGAGGTGATTTCAAGGGTGCTGGAGCCGGGCAGAGTCCCGCATACAGTTTTGGTGCTTTTATCTCCGAAGTAGTAGTAAATTCGGATACGGGGGCTGTAAATGTTGAGAAAGTCTGGGCCGCCCATGACTGCGGGAAGGCATTGAATCCGCTGGCTGTCGAAGGCCAGATTGAAGGCAGCATTCATATGGGGCTGGGCCAAGTCGTTTCCGAAGACATGCGCTATGAAAAGGGCCAGATAATGAATGCCAACTTCTTTGACTATCGCATTCCCTACAGTGTAGATACTCCGGAAATGGATGTGACAATTATTGAATCCAATGATGAAGAAGGCCCATATGGTGCTAAAGAGGCTGGCGAAGGGCCTATTCATCCAGTCTTACCATCTATCGGGAATGCTATTTTTGACGCGGTGGGAATCCGGATGACAGAATTGCCTCTCACCCCAGAAAAAATACTGGCAAAAATTCAGGAGAAAAACTGATGGATTTTGAGTTGAATAGTGATCAGGAATTGATTCAGAAAACATTTCGTGATTT encodes:
- a CDS encoding (2Fe-2S)-binding protein, with amino-acid sequence MEKIQLSINGSVRTILIDSHETILETLRNRLNLTGTKQCCNEGTCGSCTILLDGKPVLGCLTLAICCVDKEIVTIEGVSPGNDLHPVQKYLVQDGGLQCGFCTPGVVMTSIPFLEKNPNPSRAEIREGIAGNLCRCTGYKKIIEAIEDAAEEMNR
- a CDS encoding aldehyde ferredoxin oxidoreductase family protein — translated: MDLTYGKVEKSQTPDNGIGGRTWNSITLMNELKPGIDPLGPENILCIAVGPLTGSELIGTCRFIASAKSPLTGILGDSGARGFFAPELRWAGYQQIVFTGASDRWTYLFIDDDKVELRDASHLVGLDITETTVQLQDELHDPDLQVAAIGPAGENLVRYSIISCNLARAAGRTGMGAVMGSKKLKAIVVRGSKPVTAVDPKRFKNTCEQFKQRIEENDEFEDRHKFGTTKIMDELAEMGVLPAYHYRTALFDDLKKVNGTALRCEHVVKAKSCYNCNIYCSRYTYTKYNEGEGPEYEAQAGFTVKCGNPDLELAVAVSNTVNRLGLDCISMGEVIAWLMECRHEGIVSDAEVGDIDLSWGSKEALLRLPEMVAHREGIGDLLAEGTKRAAKQFGEEAQKLTAEVKGLELFSADPRGIKGYALMNAVNSRGGDHYRGEPSIELTGDEELALKRTGNRDAAHRLKEEGKGVLVNYAEHMGILSDSMTLCKNISCCMVDVIGFDFAAEAYSGLLGRDIKAQQLWEICSYVSQVEREFNIREGLQPEDDTLPARFVDYPIPDGPAKGTTIDIDRMVKDYYKEKGWKNN
- a CDS encoding 3-oxoacyl-ACP reductase family protein yields the protein MSKRLEGKTALVTGGSSGIGTAIVQSLAGEGANVAFTYHSNKEGAETVLAEIESMGVKGIYFQADMADYAKAQEIVDQAIEKFGTLDILVNNAGANQDRVIWKMTETMWDEVIATDLKGVFNYIRAAAPTFREKKSGRIITISSINALRGKFGQSNYAAAKAGVIGLSKSVAKEMGRANVTVNVICPGLIATKMIQSMPDDFKKKALEEIVLGRIGSPEDIAELTTFLASDSAKHITGEVIKVDGGQYI
- a CDS encoding thiolase family protein encodes the protein MNPVFLIDGCRSPIGRGHPEKGLYHNLRADELSVQVLQALIDRTELNPEQIDDFYLGCVGQHLEQGKNLARLIILLADLPETTPGATVNRLCSSSLTALQMATDSIRAGTNSQMLVGGVEHLGHVPMTAALGYHPNLFKSYDFQWTNMGLTAEKLSEDFGINRTEQDAFAMESNRRYFDACEAGFLTRERVPVTLPDGKVVTEDQEPRLSTLESLSGLRTVFKENGTVTAANSSGISDGACMAWIGDQGTVEQSGKEPLAEIMTTANVGLNPETMGLGPVSAIRKLLKMTGLSLDEIDLFEINEAFAVQVLACQRKLGIDETKLNIHGGAVALGHPLGMSGLRIAVTLAHSMGAQNAHYGIASLCVGHGQGVAMLLKR
- a CDS encoding molybdopterin-dependent oxidoreductase translates to MNGPIGKPTPSIDGVQKVTGQAMYTDDLRFPNMLFVGLLRSPYAHARIKHIDTSVAKADPDVAAVTVGTDLPISFGVLAISPDENAMAVEKVRYVGEIVAAVAAETMEAAWNGVKKIIVEYEPLREFLDPHESLETCREDEQIHSHTKDNKNIHKTAELRFNEPEKALRNLPFQRKESFKFAGVTHAFTEPHSTIAIWNGDETLTVISATQVPHYLHKNLSKVLELPMHRIQVKKPALGGGFGGKSDPFPHEMITAYLSMKTRRPVKCTFSREEVFITNHGRHPTQIEMSVGCDDDGKIIALDTDVIIDGGAYGSFGVVTSYYNGVLLQGPYKIDKFGFRTRRTYTNKPQCGAMRGHGAVNPRYAIEVILDMLSHDMDMDPCDLRQINFLPENTLTVGQLRITSNGVQDCLKAVRKKSDWDNRYGKLPYGRGLGVACGFFISGSALPIIWNRYPQTVVHAKLDFDGRVVMFSGASDIGQGSDTLLVQIAAEELGIPMDFVQVETADTKTTPVDLGSYSSRVTFMAGNAAKVAAEKIRNELACAIANEKGVPVDDICFSNGKIFTDDGTLDILWEDGVEIAMAGRGSFVKSGYYISPKMGGDFKGAGAGQSPAYSFGAFISEVVVNSDTGAVNVEKVWAAHDCGKALNPLAVEGQIEGSIHMGLGQVVSEDMRYEKGQIMNANFFDYRIPYSVDTPEMDVTIIESNDEEGPYGAKEAGEGPIHPVLPSIGNAIFDAVGIRMTELPLTPEKILAKIQEKN